The following is a genomic window from Fusarium oxysporum Fo47 chromosome IV, complete sequence.
ATTGAGTCCGAGACTCCAGCCGAAGCTGAGGCCGAGGCAAAGACCCCTGAGCCCGAAGCTGAACCTGTTGCTGAGTCTGAAGCTgagcccaagaccaaggaggagatcAAGCACGAGGAGCTATAGAGGGAATCCCTTAAATCTTACAATTAGTCTGTGACTATAGCCTCGATAGCGAAGACATACCTGTCATATAGCAGATCAAACAAATAACTCCAAACACTTCTATGACCCAATGCACATGGTATCTAATCATCCAAATCCATCCCCATAGCATCGTTCTTCTCCACCGCACCCTCCTTCACCATCTCAGCACCCTTATCCTTAACAACCTGATCCAAGAACTGCTTTACCTGCTTACAACCATCCACACCGACGACCAACATTCCCTCCAACCTGCTAACTTGCACACGACTCTCGCATACGAGTACAGCAACCTGATCGGTATCACCTTGCGTCGCGACTGTCAAGAAGGGTagttcttgctcttcttggttGTTTAGATCAAGGAGAGGATCGGCTGTGTCGTCGCCCGCGGCGTATGTTGAGGTCGATCCTGCTGTGCAGGCGGCGATATAATCTGTCATTGGAATACCAGCGTCGATGAGGGCGAGGGTCGTTGCGTTGAGAAGAGCGGCGAGGAGGGATCCGTCTTGCGATAGAACGTGAAGCGAGATTGTGATGGAAGAGTGAGGAAACAGGTGTGTATGTAAATTCGAAGTAAACGCATTCGCAATCGTCGTTTCAATCTCTTGTATGCGCCTAAACAATTAGTTTCAAATCTTCCACTGTACAGCAAGAAACTCAAACTCACTTGTCATTGCGCCCTCTCTTCTTTCGATCCACGCTCGAAAAACCCGCTACTACAACATTGACGTTGATAGCTGCTGTGTCGCGAGGAGCTTGCTGTCCACCACGTCTTTGAACCTGCTGCTCTGAAGGGCCTGTCACGATGCACATGACTTTTGTATGGCCCATTTCAAGATATGATGAACCGTCAGCAGCATCTTGAGTTCGGATTTGAGCATGCAGACGACGGAGTTCgttccatcttcttccgtCGACGCGCAGGAGCGCTAATGAGTATGTTGACGTATCGAGAGGCATCTTGCGGTAATGAAGTATCTACTGTTACTTGGAGCTTTGCGCATCGCGAAATGCTGCTTGACCTCGATGGTGGGGGAAATTTTCAGATGTGGCTGAACTGTGGCTTGACCTTCAGCTTTCGGATCATCCCAGCTTTCGGATTAATTACCGACCAATGAGGGGCCATCGGTTTTGGAAGAATTGATGACTGCATTTCCGATATCCATTTACGGCGGCTTTACACATGCCCgagatcaacaccaagaacggCACGGCTGAAGTGCCGGGTGATGTAATTGTCAACGCCCTAAATCCGGGAATTGTCCAATGACACTCGGATCTTTGCGACAGTTGAGTTTATTCCGCTTGCCATGATGCGCTGAACTTTCCTTATCGGAGAACGGAGTTAGCCAATCGCCAATGGAGGGAAATGCACCTTGAGCTAGATATGATGCATCGCTAGTGTAGACGCTCTTTGAGGTATGGGCGTTGAGGGCGTTATATATAAGTTGTTGCTTTCTCCTCGTTGAGACTCTCATATCATCACAATCTCATCGATCAATTGATAAGTCTCAATTAAAAGTCAATTAAACatcaatcatgtcttctcttccccagacttaCAAGGCTTGTGTCCTCGACAAAGCCAACGCATCATGGACTCTCAGCGATGTCCCCCTCAAACACCCCTCCAAAGGCCAAATCCTCGCCAAGGTCCTCGCCTGCGGCG
Proteins encoded in this region:
- a CDS encoding 3' exoribonuclease family, domain 1-domain-containing protein — encoded protein: MPLDTSTYSLALLRVDGRRWNELRRLHAQIRTQDAADGSSYLEMGHTKVMCIVTGPSEQQVQRRGGQQAPRDTAAINVNVVVAGFSSVDRKKRGRNDKRIQEIETTIANAFTSNLHTHLFPHSSITISLHVLSQDGSLLAALLNATTLALIDAGIPMTDYIAACTAGSTSTYAAGDDTADPLLDLNNQEEQELPFLTVATQGDTDQVAVLVCESRVQVSRLEGMLVVGVDGCKQVKQFLDQVVKDKGAEMVKEGAVEKNDAMGMDLDD